A single Abditibacteriaceae bacterium DNA region contains:
- the atpC gene encoding ATP synthase F1 subunit epsilon gives MAGTFSLQVVTPEREVYAGEVEQISVPGSEAPFGVLRNHAPIIAALDAGVIKIFTPEGQELRFVIGGGFFQMSDNKAQVLADSAEPPNEIDLARAEASEARARQRLGGQLETGLEMQRDRAERALKRARVRINASR, from the coding sequence ATGGCTGGAACATTTTCTCTCCAAGTCGTGACGCCGGAACGCGAAGTCTACGCAGGCGAAGTCGAGCAGATTTCGGTTCCCGGAAGCGAAGCGCCATTCGGTGTTTTGCGTAACCACGCACCGATCATCGCTGCGCTTGATGCGGGCGTTATCAAAATCTTTACGCCGGAAGGTCAGGAACTTCGCTTTGTCATTGGCGGCGGGTTCTTCCAGATGTCCGACAACAAAGCGCAAGTTTTGGCCGATAGTGCCGAGCCGCCGAACGAAATCGACCTCGCTCGGGCCGAAGCCAGCGAAGCGCGCGCCCGTCAGCGTTTGGGTGGACAGCTCGAAACTGGCCTCGAAATGCAGCGCGACCGCGCCGAGCGCGCCCTTAAACGTGCCCGCGTGCGCATTAACGCATCGCGGTAA
- the atpF gene encoding F0F1 ATP synthase subunit B: MIQALGFLCLMFVLAKFAFGPIYNLLAQRQGTIQGNLDEAQRRRDEMVQLQTEYQQRLAQIEDEARDKVQAAVKEAQLARDEILAKAQIDREAIVARGAEEMQREREKAMATMRNEIAELAYQAANRAVRGNLQPGAQSQMIDEVIAGIGRNGTAIGSQN; encoded by the coding sequence TTGATTCAGGCACTGGGCTTTTTGTGCTTGATGTTCGTGTTGGCGAAATTCGCCTTCGGCCCGATTTACAACCTCCTCGCGCAGCGTCAGGGCACGATTCAGGGCAACCTGGATGAAGCGCAGCGACGCCGCGACGAAATGGTGCAGTTGCAGACCGAGTATCAGCAGCGCCTCGCTCAAATCGAAGACGAAGCGCGCGATAAGGTTCAGGCAGCTGTCAAAGAAGCTCAGCTAGCGCGCGACGAAATTCTCGCAAAAGCGCAGATCGACCGTGAAGCGATTGTCGCACGCGGCGCCGAAGAAATGCAGCGCGAGCGCGAGAAAGCAATGGCGACGATGCGCAACGAAATCGCGGAACTGGCGTATCAGGCGGCGAATCGCGCGGTGCGCGGCAACTTGCAGCCGGGCGCGCAGAGCCAGATGATTGACGAAGTCATCGCCGGCATCGGTCGCAACGGCACCGCCATCGGGAGCCAGAATTAA
- the atpG gene encoding ATP synthase F1 subunit gamma → MASLRDIKRKIRVVKNIAQITQAMKMVAAAKLRRVQERVEKGKPYATTMAELVGTLAPNVRNVNDPLLAQRPVGAVGIVVIAADKGLCGSYNSNILRLAHQFVDSKTAEMRGNEHTGDRQPVRLLTVGKKATDYFTKREYNVVANFPSLGVDSPYDQVRAASNAITQMFLSGQVDEVYVAYTEFVNTITQRPQVIKFLPIEPPGANQATAEVEKTETGNTVVREGGREFLFEPSAPELLGVLLPRFVETRVYQVLLEAVASEFGARMTAMTNATKNAGDQIEHLTLVANRTRQAGITKEILEIVGGAEALKG, encoded by the coding sequence ATGGCATCTTTACGGGACATCAAGCGGAAAATTCGCGTTGTCAAAAACATCGCGCAGATTACGCAGGCGATGAAAATGGTCGCGGCGGCCAAACTGCGCCGCGTGCAGGAACGCGTCGAAAAAGGCAAGCCTTACGCCACGACGATGGCCGAACTGGTCGGCACCCTCGCGCCGAACGTTCGCAACGTCAACGACCCGCTGCTCGCGCAGCGTCCGGTTGGCGCTGTCGGCATCGTGGTGATCGCGGCGGACAAAGGTTTGTGCGGTTCGTATAACTCGAACATCCTGCGCCTCGCGCATCAGTTCGTGGACTCGAAAACTGCTGAAATGCGCGGCAACGAACACACCGGCGACCGCCAACCTGTTCGTCTGCTCACCGTCGGCAAGAAAGCAACCGATTACTTCACGAAGCGCGAATACAACGTGGTTGCAAACTTTCCGTCGCTCGGCGTCGATTCGCCTTACGATCAGGTGCGCGCAGCCAGCAACGCGATCACGCAAATGTTTCTTTCGGGCCAGGTCGATGAGGTTTATGTCGCCTACACCGAATTTGTGAACACGATCACGCAACGCCCGCAGGTCATCAAGTTCTTGCCGATTGAACCGCCAGGCGCAAACCAAGCCACTGCGGAAGTCGAGAAAACCGAAACTGGAAACACGGTTGTACGCGAAGGCGGACGCGAGTTCTTGTTCGAGCCTTCTGCACCCGAACTGCTTGGCGTTTTGTTGCCGCGCTTCGTGGAAACGCGCGTTTATCAGGTGTTGCTGGAAGCGGTGGCGTCGGAATTCGGCGCACGCATGACGGCAATGACAAATGCGACCAAGAACGCAGGCGACCAAATCGAACATCTGACGCTTGTTGCGAACCGCACGCGTCAGGCCGGTATTACGAAAGAAATTCTGGAAATCGTTGGCGGCGCAGAAGCACTGAAAGGTTAA
- a CDS encoding GTP-binding protein — MNDFSTPGYLDMELLRFTTAGSVDDGKSTLIGRLLYDSKSIFQDQMDAIVATSEKRGEDHVNLALLTDGLRAEREQGITIDVAYRYFATPRRKFIIADTPGHIQYTRNMVTGASTANAAIVLIDARHGVVEQTRRHTFIASLLRIPHILVCVNKMDLVEWSEERFNQIVHDFREMSAKIDVVADVHFLPISALAGDNVVDESENMKWYGGNTLLHLLETLPIESDLNRSEARFPVQYVVRPMREEYHDYRGYAGRVAGGVFRPGDAVKVLPGGQSSRIAAIETFDGEMPEAYAPMSVQLRLEDDIDISRGDLIVAGDCAPECTTEFSAMICWLGEKPLQANGKYALRHTSREVRCVVRAVDYKIDMTTLEEIDGTSVALNDIARVQIKTTAPICADAYLRNRETGSLLLIDEASNVTVGAGMIVQH, encoded by the coding sequence ATGAACGATTTTTCAACGCCAGGTTATCTCGATATGGAACTGCTGCGTTTCACGACTGCTGGCAGCGTGGACGACGGCAAAAGCACGCTTATCGGGCGCTTGCTTTACGACAGCAAAAGCATCTTCCAAGACCAGATGGACGCTATCGTCGCCACAAGTGAAAAACGTGGCGAAGATCACGTTAATCTGGCATTGCTAACCGACGGCTTGCGCGCCGAACGCGAGCAAGGCATCACCATTGATGTGGCGTATCGCTACTTTGCGACGCCGCGTCGCAAGTTCATCATCGCCGATACGCCGGGCCACATTCAATACACACGCAATATGGTGACGGGCGCCTCGACCGCCAACGCTGCGATTGTTCTCATTGATGCGCGTCACGGTGTTGTTGAACAAACGCGACGTCACACCTTTATCGCGTCGCTCCTCCGAATTCCGCACATTCTGGTTTGCGTCAACAAAATGGATTTGGTCGAATGGAGCGAAGAACGCTTCAATCAAATCGTTCATGATTTCCGCGAAATGAGCGCCAAGATTGATGTCGTCGCCGATGTGCATTTTCTGCCGATTTCAGCCCTTGCAGGCGACAACGTCGTCGATGAAAGCGAGAACATGAAATGGTACGGCGGCAATACGTTGTTGCACCTTTTGGAAACGTTGCCGATTGAAAGCGACCTCAACCGCAGCGAGGCGCGTTTTCCTGTTCAATACGTGGTGCGCCCGATGCGTGAGGAATACCACGATTATCGCGGTTACGCCGGACGCGTGGCTGGCGGCGTGTTTCGTCCCGGCGATGCGGTGAAGGTTTTGCCAGGCGGCCAAAGTTCGCGCATTGCGGCGATTGAAACCTTTGACGGCGAGATGCCCGAAGCCTATGCGCCGATGAGCGTGCAGCTTCGACTCGAAGACGACATCGACATTTCACGCGGCGACTTGATTGTCGCTGGCGATTGTGCGCCCGAATGTACCACCGAATTTTCGGCGATGATTTGTTGGCTCGGCGAGAAACCGCTGCAAGCGAACGGCAAATATGCGTTGCGCCATACGTCGCGCGAAGTGCGCTGCGTTGTGCGCGCCGTCGATTACAAAATCGACATGACAACACTGGAAGAAATCGACGGCACCAGCGTGGCGCTGAACGACATCGCGCGCGTGCAGATAAAAACGACGGCTCCAATTTGCGCCGATGCCTATTTACGAAATCGGGAAACCGGCTCGCTTTTGCTCATTGATGAAGCATCCAATGTCACCGTTGGTGCGGGCATGATTGTTCAGCATTAA
- the cysD gene encoding sulfate adenylyltransferase subunit CysD: protein MKLTHLKELESESIFVLREVAAQFERPALLFSGGKDSILVSHLARKAFWPAKIPFPLLHIDTGHNFPETISYRDWWVEQLGAKLIVRNVQDSIDSGRVTEEKGVNASRNGLQTTTLVDAIEELKLDCAIGGARRDEEKARAKERFFSHRDEFSQWDPKNQRPELWNLFNGRKAVGEHFRVFPISNWTEMDVWQYILSENIELPSLYFTHQREVFDRDGMLLAKTDFINMKPSEQLVEKQVRFRTVGDATCTGAVESPANSVEDIILEVAAARTTERGTRADDKRSEAAMEDRKKAGYF, encoded by the coding sequence ATGAAACTGACTCACTTAAAAGAACTGGAAAGTGAAAGTATTTTCGTCTTGCGCGAAGTTGCGGCGCAGTTCGAGCGGCCCGCGTTGCTTTTTTCGGGCGGTAAGGACTCCATTTTGGTGTCGCATCTGGCGCGCAAGGCATTCTGGCCGGCGAAGATTCCGTTTCCTTTGTTGCACATCGACACGGGCCACAATTTTCCGGAAACGATTTCGTATCGCGATTGGTGGGTAGAACAGCTTGGCGCCAAGCTCATTGTGCGCAACGTCCAGGATTCTATCGACAGCGGACGCGTGACCGAGGAAAAAGGTGTCAACGCCAGCCGCAATGGTCTGCAAACAACGACTCTTGTCGATGCAATTGAGGAATTGAAACTCGACTGCGCCATCGGCGGCGCGCGGCGTGACGAAGAAAAAGCGCGCGCGAAAGAGCGCTTCTTTTCGCATCGCGACGAGTTTTCGCAGTGGGATCCGAAGAATCAGCGGCCCGAACTGTGGAACTTGTTTAATGGCCGCAAAGCGGTTGGCGAGCATTTCCGCGTTTTTCCCATCTCGAATTGGACGGAAATGGATGTCTGGCAGTACATTTTGTCCGAGAACATCGAGCTTCCCAGTTTGTATTTCACGCATCAGCGCGAGGTTTTTGACCGTGACGGAATGTTGCTCGCCAAAACCGACTTCATCAACATGAAGCCGAGCGAACAACTCGTCGAAAAACAGGTGCGTTTCCGCACTGTGGGCGACGCGACGTGTACCGGCGCGGTGGAGTCTCCGGCGAATTCGGTGGAAGACATCATTTTGGAAGTCGCCGCCGCGCGCACGACTGAACGCGGCACCCGCGCCGACGACAAGCGTAGTGAAGCCGCAATGGAAGACCGCAAGAAAGCAGGCTACTTCTAA
- the atpD gene encoding F0F1 ATP synthase subunit beta yields the protein MVGNIGKVVQVIGPVVDIEFSPNLLPDIYNAIQIDRHSTGLVGVQADNQRPLVAEVAQHLGDNVVRTIAMETTDGLVRGMKAVDTGAPITVPVGEATLGRLFDVLGQDLDGLGSVDTEHHFSIHRPSPKFEELSPTIEPFETGIKVIDLLEPYPRGGKVGLFGGAGVGKTVLITELINNVAQKHSGVSVFGGVGERTREGTDLRNEMMETVLPGQTKADGSEKTVLDQTVLVFGQMNEPPGARLRVALTALTMAEYFRDEKGQDVLLFLDNIFRFTQAGSEVSALLGRMPSAVGYQPTLANEMAQLQERITTTNKGSVTSIQAVYVPADDYTDPAPATAFTYLDATTALSREVFAKGIYPAVDPLASTSTILSAAIVGEEHYNVARGVQMVLQRYKNLQDIIAILGIDELSDEDKLTVARARKLELFLSQPFFVAEVFTSIPGEYVTMKDTVRGFKEILDGIHDDVPEQAFYLVGTIEQALEKAKTMNK from the coding sequence ATGGTTGGAAATATCGGAAAAGTAGTTCAAGTCATCGGGCCGGTTGTGGACATCGAGTTCTCGCCCAATCTGTTGCCTGACATTTATAACGCGATTCAAATCGACCGTCACAGCACCGGCCTCGTTGGCGTGCAGGCCGACAATCAGCGTCCGTTGGTTGCCGAAGTCGCGCAGCATTTGGGCGACAACGTCGTTCGCACGATTGCGATGGAAACCACCGACGGTCTGGTGCGCGGCATGAAAGCTGTCGATACCGGCGCGCCGATCACGGTTCCCGTAGGTGAAGCCACGCTTGGTCGCTTGTTCGACGTTTTGGGACAAGACCTCGACGGACTTGGCTCCGTTGACACCGAGCATCACTTCTCGATTCACCGTCCCTCGCCAAAGTTTGAAGAACTGTCGCCAACGATTGAGCCGTTTGAAACCGGCATCAAAGTTATCGACTTGCTCGAACCCTACCCGCGCGGCGGCAAGGTCGGCTTGTTCGGCGGCGCTGGCGTAGGCAAGACGGTTTTGATTACCGAACTTATCAACAACGTGGCGCAGAAGCACAGCGGCGTGTCGGTGTTCGGCGGCGTGGGCGAACGCACTCGCGAAGGTACCGACCTTCGTAACGAAATGATGGAAACGGTTCTGCCTGGCCAGACGAAAGCCGATGGAAGCGAAAAGACCGTTCTCGACCAGACAGTTTTGGTATTTGGTCAGATGAACGAGCCGCCAGGCGCACGTTTGCGCGTTGCGCTCACCGCTCTGACGATGGCCGAATACTTCCGCGATGAAAAGGGCCAGGACGTGTTGTTGTTCTTGGACAACATCTTCCGCTTTACGCAAGCCGGTTCGGAAGTGTCCGCTCTCTTGGGCCGCATGCCTTCGGCTGTAGGCTACCAGCCGACGCTCGCCAACGAAATGGCGCAGTTGCAGGAACGCATCACCACGACGAACAAAGGTTCGGTCACTTCGATTCAGGCGGTTTACGTTCCGGCTGACGACTATACCGACCCGGCTCCGGCGACCGCGTTCACCTACCTCGACGCCACGACCGCTCTTTCGCGCGAAGTGTTTGCGAAGGGCATTTACCCGGCTGTTGACCCGTTGGCTTCGACCTCGACGATTTTGTCGGCGGCGATTGTCGGCGAAGAGCATTACAACGTGGCTCGCGGCGTGCAGATGGTTTTGCAGCGCTATAAGAACTTGCAGGACATCATCGCGATTCTCGGCATCGACGAATTGAGCGACGAAGACAAACTCACCGTTGCCCGCGCTCGCAAGCTGGAATTGTTCCTCTCGCAGCCGTTCTTCGTTGCCGAAGTTTTCACCTCGATTCCAGGCGAATACGTCACCATGAAAGACACCGTTCGTGGCTTCAAGGAAATCCTTGATGGCATTCACGATGACGTTCCTGAACAAGCGTTCTACCTCGTCGGCACGATTGAACAAGCGCTCGAAAAAGCGAAAACAATGAACAAGTAA
- the atpA gene encoding F0F1 ATP synthase subunit alpha gives MALRPEEITSVLQRELEGLNQDLNMVDVGTVLEVGDGIARVYGLQGAKSGELLEFPVSPISGRPTMGIALNLEEDNVGVVIAGDFAHIKEGDQVKTTGRIADVPVGPALVGRVVNALGDPIDGKGPVVSNTRQLIEVKAPGVMEREGVKEPLHTGIKAIDAMIPIGRGQRELIIGDRQTGKTSVAIDAIINQKGKNVWCIYVAIGQKQSTVAAIVDQLTKAGSMEYTIVVAATANDSAPLQYIAPFAGTAMGEYFRNNGEHALIVYDDLSKHAVAYRSMSLLLRRPPGREAYPGDVFNLHSRLLERSAKMHKDLGGGSLTALPIIETQANDISAYIPTNVISITDGQIFLEADLFYAGVRPAINVGLSVSRVGSAAQIKMTKQVAGRLKLDLARFRELAAFAQFASDLDKSTQAQLNRGQRLTEILKQDNYKPIPIELQTIVLYAATNGYMDTVPVDDVLRYEREFIASFGQRYPEVLAAIISDKAISPASEESLKTALDAFTQEFLQAPAESVVGAAA, from the coding sequence ATGGCATTGCGTCCCGAAGAAATCACCAGCGTGTTGCAGCGCGAACTCGAAGGTTTGAACCAAGACCTCAACATGGTCGATGTTGGTACCGTGTTGGAAGTCGGCGACGGCATCGCCCGCGTTTACGGCTTGCAGGGCGCGAAGTCCGGCGAGTTGCTGGAGTTCCCGGTTTCCCCGATCTCTGGCCGTCCGACGATGGGCATCGCGCTCAACCTTGAAGAAGACAACGTCGGTGTTGTTATCGCGGGCGACTTCGCCCACATCAAAGAAGGCGACCAGGTCAAGACGACGGGCCGCATTGCTGACGTTCCGGTTGGCCCTGCTCTCGTAGGCCGCGTTGTGAACGCGCTCGGCGACCCGATTGACGGCAAAGGCCCGGTTGTTTCCAACACGCGCCAGCTCATCGAAGTCAAAGCGCCCGGGGTTATGGAACGCGAAGGCGTTAAAGAGCCGCTGCACACCGGCATCAAGGCTATCGATGCGATGATTCCCATCGGTCGCGGCCAGCGAGAATTGATTATCGGCGACCGCCAGACCGGAAAGACTTCGGTGGCCATCGACGCGATTATCAACCAGAAAGGCAAGAATGTCTGGTGCATCTATGTTGCTATCGGCCAGAAGCAGTCGACCGTTGCAGCAATCGTCGATCAGCTGACCAAAGCCGGTTCGATGGAATACACCATCGTTGTTGCAGCAACCGCCAACGATTCGGCTCCTCTGCAATACATCGCTCCGTTCGCCGGAACCGCAATGGGCGAATACTTCCGCAACAACGGCGAACACGCGCTCATCGTTTATGATGACTTGAGCAAGCACGCTGTTGCTTACCGTTCCATGTCGCTCTTGCTGCGCCGTCCGCCGGGCCGCGAAGCGTATCCGGGTGACGTTTTCAACCTGCACTCGCGCTTGTTGGAGCGTTCGGCCAAAATGCACAAAGATTTGGGCGGCGGTTCGCTGACGGCTTTGCCGATTATCGAAACACAAGCTAACGACATTTCGGCTTACATCCCGACCAACGTTATTTCGATTACCGATGGTCAGATCTTCTTGGAAGCCGACTTGTTTTACGCAGGCGTCCGCCCGGCTATCAACGTCGGTCTTTCGGTTTCGCGCGTAGGTTCGGCGGCCCAAATCAAGATGACCAAACAGGTTGCTGGACGCTTGAAGCTCGACCTCGCTCGCTTCCGTGAATTGGCTGCGTTCGCGCAGTTCGCATCCGACTTGGACAAGAGCACGCAGGCCCAGCTCAACCGTGGCCAGCGTTTGACGGAAATCTTGAAGCAGGATAACTACAAGCCAATTCCGATTGAATTGCAGACCATCGTTCTTTATGCGGCCACCAACGGCTACATGGACACGGTTCCAGTTGACGACGTGTTGCGCTACGAACGCGAATTCATCGCATCGTTCGGCCAGCGTTATCCGGAAGTTTTGGCTGCAATCATTAGCGACAAAGCAATTTCGCCCGCCAGCGAAGAAAGCCTGAAGACCGCGCTCGACGCGTTTACGCAGGAATTTTTGCAAGCACCCGCCGAATCGGTTGTTGGCGCAGCGGCGTAA
- the atpH gene encoding ATP synthase F1 subunit delta, translated as MAGDFRAARRYSKALFNTALGMNAVDEVASSLATVTAASKTTPELMTVLHHPLVSPVRKKELLHAVFGESLMPIVESFLFLLVEKDRAIIIDTVAEEFARLVDAHRGIADAEAVAAVEITEAQRVALQRQLESSTGKQIRLQTRVDESLLGGLVVRVGDQLIDGSVATQLQRMREGLKQVKVS; from the coding sequence ATGGCAGGCGATTTCCGCGCCGCTCGGCGCTACTCGAAGGCGCTGTTTAATACCGCGCTGGGAATGAACGCGGTTGACGAGGTGGCCAGCAGCCTTGCGACCGTCACTGCTGCGTCGAAAACGACGCCGGAACTGATGACGGTTCTGCACCACCCGCTCGTTTCCCCGGTGCGCAAGAAAGAACTTTTGCACGCGGTGTTCGGCGAAAGCCTGATGCCGATTGTCGAAAGCTTCTTGTTCTTGCTGGTGGAAAAAGACCGCGCGATTATCATCGACACGGTGGCCGAAGAGTTTGCGCGTCTTGTGGACGCGCATCGCGGCATCGCCGATGCCGAAGCGGTTGCCGCCGTTGAAATCACCGAAGCGCAGCGCGTCGCGTTGCAGCGTCAGCTGGAATCCAGCACCGGCAAACAGATTCGTTTGCAAACGCGCGTAGATGAAAGTCTGCTCGGCGGGCTTGTGGTGCGCGTGGGCGATCAGCTTATCGACGGCAGCGTTGCAACCCAGTTACAACGAATGCGCGAAGGTTTAAAACAAGTGAAAGTATCGTAA
- a CDS encoding AtpZ/AtpI family protein has translation MPERSKIASELVRSRLGRVKSMGRSGLAASTIGIVFLACISLGYFGGAWLDRKFGTTIWTPALTVFGMLAGFVETFRTLRQITRESKWPGAKSPGEGAEETTGTVGFDRTSEANVVGSPQKETDESAPTTNRQRLFHVPPPPLPEYAGREMEQPELTQEEIAARLRSGNENDEPRDASRTE, from the coding sequence ATGCCTGAACGTTCCAAAATAGCTTCGGAATTAGTTCGGTCACGTCTTGGACGTGTGAAAAGCATGGGGCGCAGCGGGTTGGCGGCTTCGACCATCGGAATTGTATTTCTTGCGTGTATTTCGCTCGGATATTTCGGTGGTGCGTGGCTTGATCGCAAGTTCGGGACGACAATCTGGACGCCGGCTTTGACCGTATTCGGAATGTTAGCGGGCTTTGTCGAGACGTTTCGGACATTGCGCCAGATTACGCGCGAATCGAAATGGCCGGGCGCAAAATCGCCGGGCGAAGGCGCCGAAGAAACCACGGGTACAGTCGGTTTCGACCGTACTTCCGAAGCGAACGTTGTTGGTTCGCCACAAAAAGAAACCGATGAAAGTGCGCCGACGACCAATCGTCAGCGCCTTTTCCATGTGCCGCCCCCGCCGCTGCCTGAATATGCAGGACGCGAAATGGAGCAGCCAGAGTTAACGCAGGAAGAAATCGCCGCGCGATTGCGCAGTGGTAACGAAAACGACGAACCGCGTGACGCCTCGCGCACCGAATAA
- the atpB gene encoding F0F1 ATP synthase subunit A codes for MLAKFSRLFMALLFVLAVSFGSPSWAQDASQTKTGEHATAELDHGTAPDAENEHTAEHGNTAKKAGGSHGGAAGSDHGAGHGAGHGDGHETPNAFTPHAGTVLNPIARGIFGLPAPVATKEDHSPYKAGEKRGAEVHFTNVKYDYIVMAFIIMGTLGLVGAVAAKKARIRPEGKPMSLTNVVEASADGFQNYLVGVMGQNLAYKYAPLIASFFFTILFFNWIGLVPGLIAPTANPNVPFALALVSFFMVHIIAIKETGFKAWFMHLVGEPVWMAPLMFPLHVIGELVKPVSLALRLLGNVFGEEVVIAKLIGLAILAAAGLGLPTFIPIQFPILILSVFFGLLQAMVFSTLLAIYIAILGTHHGDHGHDDAHGHEEHVRLNGHHETISVSGQTTVA; via the coding sequence ATGCTCGCTAAGTTTTCGCGTCTTTTCATGGCGCTGCTCTTCGTTCTCGCGGTTTCGTTTGGTTCGCCTTCGTGGGCGCAGGACGCGTCGCAAACCAAAACCGGCGAACACGCGACTGCCGAACTCGATCACGGCACCGCGCCCGACGCCGAGAATGAACATACCGCCGAACACGGCAACACCGCGAAGAAAGCGGGGGGTTCTCACGGCGGTGCGGCGGGCAGCGATCATGGAGCCGGACACGGTGCCGGTCATGGCGACGGTCATGAAACGCCCAACGCATTCACACCGCACGCCGGAACAGTGCTCAACCCGATTGCACGCGGAATCTTTGGGTTGCCCGCACCGGTCGCGACCAAAGAAGATCATTCGCCTTACAAAGCGGGCGAAAAGCGTGGCGCGGAAGTGCATTTCACCAACGTCAAATACGATTACATCGTGATGGCGTTTATCATCATGGGAACGCTTGGTCTCGTGGGCGCTGTTGCCGCCAAGAAAGCACGCATCCGTCCTGAAGGCAAGCCGATGTCGCTGACCAACGTGGTCGAAGCGTCGGCAGACGGCTTTCAGAACTACCTCGTCGGCGTTATGGGCCAGAACCTGGCTTATAAATATGCGCCGCTCATTGCTTCGTTCTTCTTCACTATTCTCTTCTTCAACTGGATTGGTCTGGTGCCGGGCCTCATCGCCCCCACCGCCAACCCGAATGTTCCGTTTGCTCTCGCTCTGGTGTCGTTCTTTATGGTGCATATCATCGCCATTAAAGAAACCGGCTTCAAAGCGTGGTTCATGCACCTTGTTGGTGAGCCGGTCTGGATGGCGCCGTTGATGTTCCCGCTGCACGTGATTGGCGAATTGGTTAAGCCGGTTTCGCTTGCGCTGCGATTGCTGGGTAACGTGTTCGGTGAAGAAGTTGTTATTGCCAAGCTGATTGGTCTGGCGATTCTGGCAGCCGCCGGTCTGGGCCTGCCCACCTTCATCCCGATTCAGTTCCCGATTCTCATCCTTTCGGTGTTCTTCGGATTGCTGCAGGCGATGGTGTTCTCGACCTTGCTCGCGATTTACATCGCGATCTTGGGAACGCATCACGGCGATCACGGGCATGACGACGCACACGGCCACGAAGAGCACGTTCGTTTGAACGGCCATCACGAGACGATTTCGGTTTCGGGTCAGACGACGGTGGCGTAA
- the atpE gene encoding ATP synthase F0 subunit C — translation MVYLACLALAAGLGLPIAVIGAGLGQGRAAAAGLEGMARQPEAGGQIQTAMIIALAFIEALVIYALVMFFILSGKLPTISAEAVQTAMSAGR, via the coding sequence ATGGTTTATCTTGCTTGTTTGGCATTGGCTGCCGGTTTGGGATTGCCCATCGCGGTTATCGGTGCAGGTTTGGGTCAGGGTCGCGCTGCAGCGGCTGGTTTGGAAGGCATGGCTCGTCAGCCCGAAGCTGGTGGCCAGATTCAGACTGCGATGATCATCGCCCTCGCGTTTATCGAAGCTCTCGTTATCTACGCGCTGGTTATGTTCTTCATCCTGTCGGGCAAATTGCCAACGATCAGCGCTGAAGCTGTTCAGACCGCAATGAGCGCTGGACGCTAA